A section of the Spirosoma pollinicola genome encodes:
- a CDS encoding DinB family protein → MQKAVLLDMLAQNRTTCSFAFDQITVENLPLRLNDETASIGFIYRHVGEMMNLFGLFFGLPVEIQNTTMGELDKGQGQDIKPSQELIAAGYAMFEAYVETTPDEAWHDTIETPFFGTVSRARLFSHVLFHTAHHAGQLSLTLSRAKKGL, encoded by the coding sequence ATGCAGAAAGCCGTACTCTTAGATATGTTAGCCCAAAACCGAACAACTTGTTCGTTTGCGTTCGATCAAATTACCGTCGAGAACCTCCCTCTTCGACTCAATGACGAAACGGCTTCGATCGGGTTCATTTATCGGCATGTGGGCGAGATGATGAATTTGTTTGGCTTGTTCTTTGGTCTGCCCGTTGAGATTCAAAATACGACCATGGGCGAACTCGATAAGGGCCAAGGGCAGGATATCAAACCTAGTCAAGAGTTAATAGCCGCTGGCTATGCGATGTTTGAGGCTTATGTCGAGACGACCCCTGATGAAGCCTGGCATGATACCATCGAGACGCCTTTCTTCGGTACGGTTTCCCGAGCGCGTTTATTTAGTCATGTGCTGTTTCACACCGCGCATCATGCTGGCCAGCTTTCGTTAACCTTGAGCCGAGCAAAGAAGGGGTTATAG